The window GGAGAAGCTATTCTTCAGAAATCTTTTGAAGTAACCGTTCATGATACTCCTGAAACACTCGCTCAGAAAGTGCACCAGATTGAATATGAAATATTTCCTGTAGCCATCAATAAGGTCCTGGGAAATAATTAACGTCAAACTTTTTTTGACAGGAAAAATAGAAAAATCTAAGTAAAATAAAAGTAAGTCCGGAGGTGAAAGACCCGGACACAGTTTGAAATAACTGTAAAAAGTAAAAAATTGAAAGTAAAATGAGTAAAAAGAGAGTTTTAATCAGTGTTTCTGACAAAAGTGGGTTAATTGAATTCGCGCAGTTTTTGGAAGCTCAGAATTATGAGTTGATCTCTACGGGAGGAACGTTCAAACATTTGAAAGACGCTGGTTTAAATCCTATTCAGATTGATGAGGTAACCGATTTCCCTGAAATGCTGGACGGAAGAGTGAAAACCCTACACCCGAAAGTTCACGGAGGATTGCTGGCTGTACGTACCAACGAAGAGCACATGAAAACCGTTCAGGAACACGGAATCGGTCTGATTGACATGGTGATCGTAAACCTTTACCCTTTCTTTGAAAATGTCAACAAAGACATTTCTTTACATGAAAAAGTAGAGTTTATTGATATCGGCGGACCTTCAATGCTTCGTTCTGCGGCCAAAAACTTTGATTCCGTAACTGTAATCACTGATGTAGAAGATTATGCAGCCGTGAAAATTGAAATGGAGCAAAACGGAGATACGTACATCGAAACCCGTAAAAAGCTTGCAGGAAAAGTATTCAACCTTACCTCTGCTTATGATGCTGCCATTTCAAGAATGCTTCTTGATGAAGAATACCCTGCTTATCTGAATGCTTCTTACAAAAAAGCAGCTGACCTTAGATACGGAGAAAACCCTCATCAGACGGCAGCTTACTATGTTTCTACTTTCGAGAACGGAGCCATGAAAGACTTTGAACAGCTTGGAGGTAAAGAACTTTCTTTCAACAATCTTCGTGATATGGACCTTTGCTGGAAAGTAGTGAATGAGTTCAAAGAAGAAATGGCTTGTTGTGCCGTAAAACACTCTACACCGTGTGGGGTTGCCATAGGAACTTCAGCCCTGGAAACATACCAGAAAACATTCGAATGTGATCCGGTTTCCATCTTTGGCGGAATTGTTGCAATGAACTACAAAATAGACGCAGCAACAGCTGAAGAACTGAATAAAACTTTCCTTGAGATTGTAATGGCTCCAGAATTTGATGAAGACGCCATTGAAATTTTAAGAAAAAAGAAAAACTTAAGAATCATTAAAATCGTAAACCCGGTTTCAGACAAACAGACCTGGGTGAAAGTAGACGGAGGGATCCTTGTTCAGGATAATGACCTTCATTTCTCAGACGATATCAAAGTGGTAACGGAAGTACAGCCTACAGAAGAGCAGAAAAAAGCATTACTGTTTTCTCAGAGAGTGGTAAAATATGTGAAGTCTAATGCCATCGTAGTTTCCAACGGAATTCAGGCATTCGGTATCGGAGGCGGACAGGTCAACAGAATCTGGGCGACTCAGCAGGCTATCGAAAGAGCAAAAGAAAAATTCTCAGGAGATCTGGTATTGGCTTCAGACGCATTTTTCCCTTTCCGTGATGTGGTAGATTTCTGCGCTCAGGAAGGTATCAAGGCGATTATTCAGCCGGGTGGAAGTGTAAAAGATCAGGATAGTATTGAGGCTGCCAATGAGCACAATATTCCAATGATGTTTACAGGTGTCAGACACTTTTTTCACTAATTAAAATAGAATTAAAAAATAATTAGGGATTGTATTTTTAGCATTCAAAATTATATATTTGTAAAATAAGACTAGATAATAATATAAAGTATGAGAATATTAATCATAGGTGAAGGCGGTAGAGAATCTGCTTTAGCGGCAAAGCTTCAGAATGACTCAAGAATTTCTAAAATGTTTTTTGCCAACGGGAATGCTACTACCGATGTAATAGGGAAAAATGTTCATTTATCAGAAATCAAAGAACTTAGAGATTTCGCCATTAAAGAAAAAATTGATCTTACGATTGTAGGTCCTGAAGCTCCTCTTGTAGCAGGTATCAAGGATGAATTCAAAAAGCACGATCTTAAAGTTTTCGGGCCTACCCAAAAAGTAGCAAGCCTTGAAGGAAGTAAAGCTTTCTCTAAGAAATTTATGCAGACCTATGATATCAAAACAGCCAAAGCTGTTGTATTTGATTCATACAATGATGCGAAAGAGTATGTGCAGACACAGCAGTATCCTCTGGTTATCAAAGCTAGTGGTTTAGCAGGTGGAAAAGGGGTGGTTATTTGTGACAACCTTGAAGAAGCTGAAGCTACCATCCATGATTTCATGATCAGAAGAATTTATGGAGACGCAGGAATCCGTTTAGTTATCGAAGAATATTTACAAGGTTTTGAAGCGTCTATTATTGCTTTCTCTAACGGGGAAAAACTATTCCCTTGTGTAGCTGCAAAGGATTATAAAAAAGCGGGGAACGGAGATACAGGACCTAATACAGGAGGTATGGGTTCAGTAGCACCAAGCCCGGAATTTACTCAGGAGCACTATGCAGATTTTGAGAAAAACATCTTAGAACCTACCATTAAAGGTCTTAAAGCTGAAGGTTTCGGATTTAAAGGAATCATCTTCTTCGGATTGATGGTTACTAAAAACGGTGCTTACCTTCTTGAATACAACATGAGATTCGGAGATCCTGAAACTCAGGTATTGATGGCGCTGATGGAAAACAATCTTTTAGATGTGATCCAGGACTGTATGGAAGGAAAAGATATTCAGCTTACATTTAAGGACGAAAAAGCAATTTGTCTTGTAATGTGCTCAGGAGGATATCCTAGAAACATCGAAACTGGTTTCGAAATTACAGGAGAAGATAAGCTGAAACACAGTAAACTATTATACGCAGGTGCCATCAGCAAAGGAGACAAAGTGGTTTCCAACGGGGGTAGAGTTCTGAACATTGTAGCTACAGGAGCTACTTTCGAAGATGCCCGCAAAAAGGTTTACGAAGACGCAAGTCATGTACATTTCGATTACGGCTTCTACAGAGAAGACATCGGAAAGTTTTAATAAAAATCACGAAAAAAGATTTGGAGCAACTCCAAGTCTTTTTTTGTAAAACAGTTAAGTAAGCAATAAGCTTTATGCAACAGGCAGTATGCTTATTGCAGTCTGGAGAGCTTACAGCCTTGAGCTTATAGCTTACAGCTTATAATTAATCATCATTTATCAATTATCAACAATGAACAACGGTATTATTATTTTAGATTTCGGATCCCAGTACAACCAGCTTATCGGAAGAAGAATCCGTGAGATGGGCGTATACTCTGAGATCTTGCCTTACAATACACCATTACAAGATATTTTAGCAAAGCAGCCAAAGGGAATCATCCTTTCTGGTGGACCAAGCTCTGTAAATGCAGAAAATGCCCACCTGGTTGAAAAAGCATTATATGAGCAGGGAGTTCCCGTATTGGGAATCTGCTACGGAATGCAGATGACTGCCCACCTTTTAGGAGGTAAAGTAAATAAAGGAGAAAAAGGAGAATATGGAAAAGCCAACCTTGAGATCGTTAAAGAAAGCTCTTTATTAAAAGGAGTTACCCAGAACTCAGTGGTTTGGATGAGCCACTTTGACGAAGTGGGAGAACTGCCCGCCGGTTTTGAGTTAAACGCAAAATCAGGGGTAATTGCTTCTATTTCTAATGAAGACAAAAAAATATTCTGCGTTCAGTTCCACCCGGAAGTTTCTCATACAGAAGAAGGAGCGAAAATGCTTGAAAATTTTGTATTCGGAATCTGTAACTCAGAGAAAAACTGGAAACTGACCAATTATATTGAAAAAACTGTTGAAGAAATCCGTGAGAAAGTAGGAGACAACAAAGTAATCCTTGGGCTTTCAGGTGGTGTAGACTCTTCTGTAGCCGCTGTTCTGATCCACAAAGCTATCGGAGATCAGTTAACATGTATCTTTGTAGATACAGGATTATTAAGAAAGGATGAAGGCAAAAAAGTAATGGATCAGTATGGAGAGCATTTCCATATGAACATTAAAATGGTGGATGCCAAAGAAAGATTCCTCTCAAAATTAGCTGGAGTAGACGATCCTGAAGCAAAGAGAAAAATCATCGGAAACGAATTTATCCACGTATTTGACGAAGAATCCCACAAAATTGAAGGCGCTAAATTCCTTGCACAGGGAACCATTTATCCTGACGTTATCGAAAGCCAGTCTGTCAACGGACCATCTGCTGTAATTAAGTCTCACCACAACGTTGGAGGACTTCCTGAAGATATGGAATTCGAATTATTAGAGCCATTGAGAGAACTTTTCAAGGACGAAGTAAGAAGAGTAGGAGAAGAATTAGGGATTCCTCACCACTTGGTATACAGACACCCTTTCCCAGGTCCCGGATTAGGAATCAGAGTATTGGGAGCAGTAGATGCCGAAAAAGTAAGAATCCTTCAGGAAGCTGATGATATCTTTATTGAAGAATTATACAAAAATGACCTTTACGAAAAAGTATCTCAGGCATTTGTAGTTCTTCTTCCGGTAAAATCTGTAGGAGTAATGGGTGACGAAAGAACCTATGAATACACAGCAGTCGTTCGTTCTGCCAACACCATCGACTTTATGACGGCCACTTGGAGCAGACTTCCTTACGAATTCCTGGATACCGTTTCCAGCAGAATCATCAACGAAGTAAGAGGGATCAACAGAGTAGCTTACGATATTTCAAGCAAACCACCTGCAACGATTGAGTGGGAATAATTTTTGACTTGAATTTTAAATATAAATCCTGCCCGTTTTGGGTGGGATTTTTTATATCGGAAATTTTGTTTCTAAAAATTGTAAGGCTTCTGTTCCAAGTTTTGTTTTCTTCAAACAGGAACGGTGAACTCCTTCATCATTAAATAAGTAAAATTGATGATTCTTGTCCGAGGTGAAAGGAGGAAATAACACGATATCCTGTCCTTTATCTAAAGTTTTTTACAAACAGGACACTCGCTTTGATTCAGAAAAATTATTGCCATTCCGATTCATTTTTGGTTAATGTTTTGCTAGGTAATACCCTATTAAAGCAAATTTTCACTAAATTTAAGTAAAATTACATCAAATGCAAATAGAAACAAGAAACCTGACGCTTCAGGATTATGATGAACTGGCGGAAACGATGAAAAGGGCCTATCCACAAATGTCAGAATCCATTTGGTCCAAAAAAAGTATTGATAAGCTCACCAAAATGTTCCCCAATGGACAGATCTGTATAACGGTTGACGGAAAACTGGCTGCCGTAGCCCTTTCGATTATTGTCAACTATGATGAGTTTGGAGATGATCATACGTACAGCGATATCACCGGAAATTATACCTTCAATACCCATACTTCTACAGGAAATGTCCTGTACGGAATTGAAGTTTTTGTAGATCCGGAGTTTCGTGAACTGCGCCTCGGAAGAAGACTTTATGACGCCAGAAAAGAACTCTGTGAGCAGTTAAACTTAAAATCCATTATCCTTGGAGGCAGAATTCCAAGCTATCATAAATACAGTCATGAGCTTTCACCCAGAGAATATATCAGAAAAGTAAGAGATAAAGAGATCTATGATCCCGTATTATCTTTCCAGCTTTCCAATAATTTTCTTCCGATAAGAATCCTGAAAAAGTATCTTCCTGAAGATGAAGCCTCCAGAGAAAATGCCGTTCTTTTACAATGGAACAACATCTATTACAGCAGAAAGCCCAATACCATGCAGGACAGCATTATCCGTCTTGGATTGGTACAGTGGCAGATGAGGCATTTTAAAGATATAGAAGCCTTTTATGAACAGGTAGAATTCTTCGTGAATGTAATGGGAGATTATAAATCAGACTTTGTTCTTTTCCCGGAGCTTTTCAACACTCCTTTATTAGCTCCGTTCAATAATCTTTCTGAAAGAGACAGTATGATAGAGCTGGCAAAACTGACTGAAGAGATCAAAAAGAAAATTTCAGAATTCGCCATCAGTTACAATGTGAACATTATTTCCGGAAGTATGCCCGTTTTTGAAAACAATGAACTGTACAACGTTAGTTATCTTCTTCACCGTGACGGGCGTATGGATGAATACAGGAAAATTCATATTACCCCGAACGAAAAGAGATATTACGGGATGAAAGGAGGAAATGAAATCAGGGTTTTTGATACTGACTGCGGTAAAATAGGCCTGGTGATCTGCTATGACGTAGAGTTCCCGGAATTGCCAAGAATTCTGGCCGATCAGGGAATGAAAATCCTTTTTGTACCATATCTCACAGACACTCAGAATGCCTACATGAGGGTTCGTCACTGCGCCGCCGCAAGAGCCATAGAAAATGAATGTTATGTAGCCATTGCCGGATGCGTAGGAAACCTTCCGAAGGTTAATAATATGGACATTCAGTTCGGTCAGGCGGCTGTATTTACCCCGTCTGATTTTGCATTCCCATCCAATGCTGTAAAAGGAGAAGCGACTCCCAATACAGAAATGACCCTGATTGTAGATGTAGACCTGAACCTTTTAAAAGACCTCCATCACAATGGCTCCGTTCAGGTGATGAAAGACCGCAGAAAAGATCTGTACGAAACCTATCTTAAATAAAAATAATCAACCTCAAAAGGTAATTTCATATCCACAGACGCGGGCTTTAGCCCGCGTCTGTGGATATGAAGGTCTTTGCCATTGCTCAAAACTGTACCAACCATAAAAAAGACTGTCTTTGCGGACAGTCTCTTTTATTTTACCTAAAATTTCTTTGAGTGAATTACATGTACTCAGGACATACTACCGCAGGGCAGATCAGTCTTGGGCATCTTGGTCTTCCATCTTTAGGACAGCATTCGTTTGAGCAGTTTCCGATAATGATTCCGCTTCCTGAAATCCCTTTTAATTCCGCTCTTGAAAGTTTGTTGTTACGTAAATTTTTCATGTTCTAATACTTTTGGTTTGTTTTATTTGTACGCTGTAAATATATTGATTTTTATAATATATAAATTGTTTTCTTATTATTGGTGTATTTAATTCTTTAAAATATTGATTATATGTTGTTATTTTTAATTTTACATGTTGATCTGGTGATGATCATTCTTTTCATAAAGGAACAGTTTTTGGAGTACATTGCACCTACTATTGATACACTATGTTTGATAAGCAGCAAAGAAAACTGAAAAGATCCGCAAGACTGATTTCCGTATTGAGTAAATATGGATTTAAAGATATGCTGGCAAGAATGAACGGAGGAAGTAAGCCGGATGAAAATCCCGGTTCTGATGAGATTATTTCAAAAGGAACCGTTTATGAAAGAATAAGGCTGGCTCTCGAAGAGCTGGGACCCACTTTTGTCAAGCTTGGCCAGTCATTCAGCAATCGTGAAGATCTATTACCACCGGAACTGATTCAGGAGCTGCAGAAACTTCAGGATAAAGTGGAAACCGTAGAGATGGATGTGGAAGAAGCGCTGGAGAATGAGTTCAATATTTCGGTTAAAGATTATTTCCTGGAGATTCAGAAAGAACCTTTGGCTACAGCCTCTATTGCGCAGGTATATAAAGCTGTTTTGAAAGATGGAACCCCTGTTATTCTAAAGCTCAGGAAACCGGATGTACAGTCTGTTATTGAAGATGATTTACTCCTTATCAAAGATATTGAAAAACTGATTTCTGCCTATTCGGAGATAGGAGAGAAGCTTAATATGAAGCAGGCCATCTCCACTTTCGAAAAATCATTGCTGGAAGAGGTTTCTTTGACGAATGAAAGAAATAATATCCTACAATTCCGTCTTAATTTTAAAAATAATAAAGAAACCTACGTACCAAAAGTCTATGAAGAATTTTCCAACAATAATATTCTTTGTATGGAGTTCATTGACGGAATAAAGGTTACAGATAAATCACTTCTTCTGGCCAATAATATAGACCCTGTAAAAGTTTCTGAAACAGGATTAAGGCTTTTTGTATCGCAGATTTTGGACTATGGGTTCTTCCATGCGGATCCTCATGCCGGGAATATCTTGGTGAAAAAAGACGGCAAAATTGTTTTCATTGATTTTGGTGCGGTAGGAAAAATTCAGCCCAATGATAAAGAAATCCTTGAAAATCTTATTGTAAGTTTTGTAGCCAAAAATTCCCATAAAATTGTCCGTTATCTCAAAAAAATGGCGGTAAGCTACGAAATACCGGACGAAAGACGATTCGAAAATGATGTAGATGATATTCTGAATTTCGTTCACAGCTCATCTTTGCAGGATATCAATGTGCAGGTGATCATCAACAAAATGAAGGATATTCTGAAAGACAACAGGCTCTACATGCCGGATTATTTCTATCTTTTATTCAAAGGAATCAGTCTGATAGAAGGAGTCGGAAGAAATATCAATCCGGATCTGGATATCGTCAAAAGTCTGCATCCTTATACCAAGAAAATTTTTACCAAAAAGATCAGTCCAAAGAATATTTTAAAAACAGGAATGGACAGAATGATGAACTTCACAGACAATGTGGATGAAATCCCGAAAGAGATTCGTTCTGTTCTCCAAAAACTGGATGAAAACAAGTTCACGGTTTCCAGTGAGATCAAAAATATAGAAAAAACCAACCAGCTGATCAAATCCAGTGTGGTTAACCTGATTTTAGCCATGGTTTTAGGTGCCAATATCATTGCAACGGCTATCGTTTTTTCTTCGGAATCAGGACCCAGAATAGGAGAGTTGTCTTTGGTAGCGGTCTTAGGATTTATTTTTTCTGTCCTTTTAGTGATCATCCTGTTGCTGAGAGTCACCAGAAAATAAAAATAAAAGATGAAGAATTTACAACAAATCCAAACCTTGCACCCCATAACCCGAATCACGTAACTTAGTAACTCATAACCTTAACTCCACCATGAAAACACTTATTATAACAGCAATCACCTTATTGAGCTCATATTGTACCGCCCAGCAGGGAAACGAAGAGAAAGTTCAGGGCGATTTTGATGGCAACGGAACCAAAGAATATGCCTACACTAAAGTCAGCGATTGTGGTGAAGAATGCGAAGGGAAATGTGAAACCACGGTTTACTTCAGTGATAAAAAGATAAAACCTATCACTATTTCACCTGCCAATCAGGGAAGTGTATGTAATTTGGGTGATTTGAATGGCGACGGAAAAGACGAAATTGGTTTTTATCCCAACTGGTGTACCAGCTGCTGGCATCCGTTTTATGTTTATACATTTAGTAAAACAGATTGGAAACCATTATTGCCGCCTATTTCTACCCATTGTAATCAGTGGGAAGAAGATAAGTTCCCGATCAGGAAAGACCCGAAAAAGAAAGGATACGTTATTGTGACCTCCAGCAAATGGGAAGACGATGATATTAAAATCAAAGTCAATAGCGTAAAAGTGAATTGATTACAAGGGCTGGGTGATGGAGGCTGGAAGAGGGAAGAAATGAGTCTTGGTTTGATAATTATCCAGCTTCAAACTCCCGGTTTCCCTACTAAAAAATTAAATACCTATCTTTGCAAAATGGAAAAACTCACTTTTGCGGATTTTGACCTTCCGGTTAAAATTCTTGATGTTTTAGCGGATCTGGAATTATTTGAACCTACCCCAATTCAGGAGAAGAGCTTAAAGCCTATTCTTTCCGGAAGAGATGTAATGGGAATTGCACAGACAGGAACCGGGAAAACATTAGCTTACCTTTTGCCCGTTCTGAAAACTTGGAAATACAGCAAAACAGGAAATCCAACTGTTTTGGTACTTGTTCCTACAAGAGAATTGGTAGTGCAGGTAACTGAAATTCTTGAGAAACTGACAGAAAATATTACTGCAAGAGTAATCGGAATATACGGTGGGAAAAATATCAACACGCAAAAACTGTTGTTTAACGACGGTTGTGATATTTTAGTAGGAACCCCTGGAAGAGTAATGGATCTTTCCATAGACAATGCCATTTCTCTGAAAGAAGTTCAGAAGCTGATTATTGATGAATTTGATGAGATGCTTAACTTAGGTTTCAGGCCACAGCTTACCCATATTTTTGAAATGATGAAAGAGAAGAGACAGAATATTCTTTTCTCTGCAACCATGACTGAGGCGGTGGATGAAATGCTGGATGTGTATTTTGCAAGCCCGGTAGAAATTTCATTGGCAAAATCAGGAACTCCGCTTGAAAAAATTGAGCAGACGGCTTACAAAGTGGAAAACTTCAATACAAAAATCAACTTGCTGGAACATTTGCTGAAGAATGATACCGATATGTCTAAAGTTTTGATTTTTGCAAATAATAAAAAACATGCAGACCTGCTTTTCACTAAAATTGATGAGCTTTTCCCTGAGCAGTTTGATGTCATTCACTCCAATAAATCTCAAAACTACAGATTGAAGGCTATGAAAAGCTTTGAGAATGAGGAAATAAGAGGCTTGATTACCACAGACGTTATGGCAAGAGGGCTTGATATTTCAAATATTACCCACGTTATTAACTTTGAAACGCCTGATATTCCGGAGCAGTATATCCACAGAATCGGTAGAACAGGTAGAGCAGATAAAGAAGGGAAGGCCATTACTTTTGTCACTAAAAAAGAAGAGCCTTTGGTTCTTGATATTGAGCTATTGATGGATAAGGATTTGAAGTTTAATGAATTCCCTGAAGACGTTAAGATCAATCCTAAAAAGATTGCGGCCGAAGAAGATCAGGTAGTAATGAAAAATCCTGCACAGGTAAAACTGAATGAAGGAGGAGGCGCATTCCACGAGAAAAAAGCTAAAAATACTAAAGAAAACTGGGGCGGACCTTCCAAAAGAAAGGCACCTAAGAAGTTTGGAGCCAACAGAGCCCAGCAGAAAGCAATATCGAAATCGAAATCGAAAAGAAAGAAATAAAACGAAAACTCCCGGATTCACCCGGGAGTTTTTATTTTAGTCAATTTGAATGTTATTGCTTTTTAAAATTTCTTTGAACTTATCGATCTTCCCTTCCTCTTTCATCCCCTTATAAATACGGCTTATTACGGCTTCCGCATCAGAACGGTAAGGAGATTTCTGGTCATTGTAAATTCTGTATGCTTTGCAGATATAATCAAGCCCTTTTTCATTATCTTTCAGATGAGTGAAGTAGATTTGTCCTATTCCATAATAAACCTCCGGATCATTGGGATATGCCTTATCTAAATTATGATAAGCATCAATAGCTTTCTGATATTCTTTTTTATAAATATAGGCGATGGGTATATTCTGTAAAGGCATTTTGCCTTTTGGATCTACAGCTAATGACTGTTGATAAGCATTAAGAGCCTTATCGTATTCTCCAACTCTCCTATAGCAGATTCCCAGATTATCCCATGCGTAGGTAAATTTCGGATCACTCTTTACAGCCTGTTCATAATTCTGAATCGCCTCATTCCAGCTTTCCTTTTTGGATGCATCAATGGCTTTCTGATAAAAATCAAGAGCCTTTGCATTTTTTGAGAACTTATCATAGCTGGTTTCTGAAGTGGTGGTAGCCCTCTTTACACTTTCACAGTTCTGCATCAGATAACGTTCAAGCTCATTATAGCTGTCTCTGTATTGCTTGGAATCCTTATTGGTATTGAAAGTCAGATTAATCTGCTTTTTACCGTTTACTTCTGTTGTATTTTCAGATTGTTTTTCTGCCCCTTTCAAAAGTGTCGAGATCTGAAGTGCTCCTGCATATTGATCAATACACTGATGAATATCTTTGATGACCTCTTCTTTCTTTCTGTTAGACAGAGAAATAGTATCAGCACATTTACAGGCATTTTCCGAGAGTTCCTGAAGAACTGTTTTTTCATTCGGTTTCTCCTGAGAAAATGAAACAGAATACAGTAAAACAGAGCAAAAAATGGTTATTGTTTTTTTTATCATGGGTAGTCGTTTATTTCAGGTAGGGCGTGATCACCTTTGTCCAGATTCTGTATCCTTCCGGCTTAAAGTGAAGCATATCTTCCACAAAAATATCTTTTCTTACTTTTCCATTGGCATCTTCCATGGCTTTTGTAACGTTAATAAATTCCGCATTCGGTTCTTTTTTCATAAAAGCAGCAATTTTTTTGTTGGCAATTTTCATTTGAGGCCAGATCACTTCTCTGCTTGGCGAATATTTAATGGAAATGTAGTCTACTTCAATATCAGGAAATCTTTCACGGATCTTTTTGTAGAAAGCTTTATATCGGTCTACCACCACTTTTGCTTTCAGCTGATGATCATCTGCAAAATCATTTTCACCACAGTAAATGATGATCTGTTTGGGCTGGTACGGGGCTAATAGATCATTGGCAAAATAATTGAGATCAGTAAGTCTTGATCCTCCGAATCCTCTGTTGATAATGGTTTTACCCGGAAAATAATCTGCAATATCAGTCCACTTGGTGAATGATGAGCTTCCGATAAATAAAATAGCATCCTTTTGAGGAGGGTTTTGCTGATCCAGTTTTTTGAATTCCTGGATGTCCTGCCAGAACATAGGTTTCTTTTCCTGAGAAAAGGCAATAGTAAAGCACAGCAGTAAAAATGCTGTCAGAATCTTCTTCATTATATTCAGTTTTAAATTTCGATATAAAAGTAATAAAAAACTCCCGGTTTACGGGAGTTTATCATTTATCTTTTGTAGGTAACGTAAGGGATATCAGGTATTTTAT of the Chryseobacterium aureum genome contains:
- the purH gene encoding bifunctional phosphoribosylaminoimidazolecarboxamide formyltransferase/IMP cyclohydrolase — its product is MSKKRVLISVSDKSGLIEFAQFLEAQNYELISTGGTFKHLKDAGLNPIQIDEVTDFPEMLDGRVKTLHPKVHGGLLAVRTNEEHMKTVQEHGIGLIDMVIVNLYPFFENVNKDISLHEKVEFIDIGGPSMLRSAAKNFDSVTVITDVEDYAAVKIEMEQNGDTYIETRKKLAGKVFNLTSAYDAAISRMLLDEEYPAYLNASYKKAADLRYGENPHQTAAYYVSTFENGAMKDFEQLGGKELSFNNLRDMDLCWKVVNEFKEEMACCAVKHSTPCGVAIGTSALETYQKTFECDPVSIFGGIVAMNYKIDAATAEELNKTFLEIVMAPEFDEDAIEILRKKKNLRIIKIVNPVSDKQTWVKVDGGILVQDNDLHFSDDIKVVTEVQPTEEQKKALLFSQRVVKYVKSNAIVVSNGIQAFGIGGGQVNRIWATQQAIERAKEKFSGDLVLASDAFFPFRDVVDFCAQEGIKAIIQPGGSVKDQDSIEAANEHNIPMMFTGVRHFFH
- a CDS encoding bifunctional GNAT family N-acetyltransferase/carbon-nitrogen hydrolase family protein, translating into MQIETRNLTLQDYDELAETMKRAYPQMSESIWSKKSIDKLTKMFPNGQICITVDGKLAAVALSIIVNYDEFGDDHTYSDITGNYTFNTHTSTGNVLYGIEVFVDPEFRELRLGRRLYDARKELCEQLNLKSIILGGRIPSYHKYSHELSPREYIRKVRDKEIYDPVLSFQLSNNFLPIRILKKYLPEDEASRENAVLLQWNNIYYSRKPNTMQDSIIRLGLVQWQMRHFKDIEAFYEQVEFFVNVMGDYKSDFVLFPELFNTPLLAPFNNLSERDSMIELAKLTEEIKKKISEFAISYNVNIISGSMPVFENNELYNVSYLLHRDGRMDEYRKIHITPNEKRYYGMKGGNEIRVFDTDCGKIGLVICYDVEFPELPRILADQGMKILFVPYLTDTQNAYMRVRHCAAARAIENECYVAIAGCVGNLPKVNNMDIQFGQAAVFTPSDFAFPSNAVKGEATPNTEMTLIVDVDLNLLKDLHHNGSVQVMKDRRKDLYETYLK
- a CDS encoding ABC1 kinase family protein, with protein sequence MFDKQQRKLKRSARLISVLSKYGFKDMLARMNGGSKPDENPGSDEIISKGTVYERIRLALEELGPTFVKLGQSFSNREDLLPPELIQELQKLQDKVETVEMDVEEALENEFNISVKDYFLEIQKEPLATASIAQVYKAVLKDGTPVILKLRKPDVQSVIEDDLLLIKDIEKLISAYSEIGEKLNMKQAISTFEKSLLEEVSLTNERNNILQFRLNFKNNKETYVPKVYEEFSNNNILCMEFIDGIKVTDKSLLLANNIDPVKVSETGLRLFVSQILDYGFFHADPHAGNILVKKDGKIVFIDFGAVGKIQPNDKEILENLIVSFVAKNSHKIVRYLKKMAVSYEIPDERRFENDVDDILNFVHSSSLQDINVQVIINKMKDILKDNRLYMPDYFYLLFKGISLIEGVGRNINPDLDIVKSLHPYTKKIFTKKISPKNILKTGMDRMMNFTDNVDEIPKEIRSVLQKLDENKFTVSSEIKNIEKTNQLIKSSVVNLILAMVLGANIIATAIVFSSESGPRIGELSLVAVLGFIFSVLLVIILLLRVTRK
- the purD gene encoding phosphoribosylamine--glycine ligase, translating into MRILIIGEGGRESALAAKLQNDSRISKMFFANGNATTDVIGKNVHLSEIKELRDFAIKEKIDLTIVGPEAPLVAGIKDEFKKHDLKVFGPTQKVASLEGSKAFSKKFMQTYDIKTAKAVVFDSYNDAKEYVQTQQYPLVIKASGLAGGKGVVICDNLEEAEATIHDFMIRRIYGDAGIRLVIEEYLQGFEASIIAFSNGEKLFPCVAAKDYKKAGNGDTGPNTGGMGSVAPSPEFTQEHYADFEKNILEPTIKGLKAEGFGFKGIIFFGLMVTKNGAYLLEYNMRFGDPETQVLMALMENNLLDVIQDCMEGKDIQLTFKDEKAICLVMCSGGYPRNIETGFEITGEDKLKHSKLLYAGAISKGDKVVSNGGRVLNIVATGATFEDARKKVYEDASHVHFDYGFYREDIGKF
- a CDS encoding VCBS repeat-containing protein, which codes for MKTLIITAITLLSSYCTAQQGNEEKVQGDFDGNGTKEYAYTKVSDCGEECEGKCETTVYFSDKKIKPITISPANQGSVCNLGDLNGDGKDEIGFYPNWCTSCWHPFYVYTFSKTDWKPLLPPISTHCNQWEEDKFPIRKDPKKKGYVIVTSSKWEDDDIKIKVNSVKVN
- the guaA gene encoding glutamine-hydrolyzing GMP synthase — protein: MNNGIIILDFGSQYNQLIGRRIREMGVYSEILPYNTPLQDILAKQPKGIILSGGPSSVNAENAHLVEKALYEQGVPVLGICYGMQMTAHLLGGKVNKGEKGEYGKANLEIVKESSLLKGVTQNSVVWMSHFDEVGELPAGFELNAKSGVIASISNEDKKIFCVQFHPEVSHTEEGAKMLENFVFGICNSEKNWKLTNYIEKTVEEIREKVGDNKVILGLSGGVDSSVAAVLIHKAIGDQLTCIFVDTGLLRKDEGKKVMDQYGEHFHMNIKMVDAKERFLSKLAGVDDPEAKRKIIGNEFIHVFDEESHKIEGAKFLAQGTIYPDVIESQSVNGPSAVIKSHHNVGGLPEDMEFELLEPLRELFKDEVRRVGEELGIPHHLVYRHPFPGPGLGIRVLGAVDAEKVRILQEADDIFIEELYKNDLYEKVSQAFVVLLPVKSVGVMGDERTYEYTAVVRSANTIDFMTATWSRLPYEFLDTVSSRIINEVRGINRVAYDISSKPPATIEWE